A genomic window from Cryobacterium sp. SO2 includes:
- the rplV gene encoding 50S ribosomal protein L22, protein MVESIARVRHIRVTAQKARRVVNLIRGKQAHEALAILKFAPQGASEPVYKLVASAIANARVKADASNTFLDEQDLFISQAFVDEGTTLKRFQARAQGRAFQIKKRTSHITVVLATPEEGTK, encoded by the coding sequence ATGGTGGAGTCGATCGCACGCGTGCGTCACATCCGCGTTACCGCCCAGAAGGCCCGTCGCGTTGTCAACCTGATCCGCGGCAAGCAGGCGCATGAAGCGCTGGCAATTCTGAAGTTCGCGCCCCAGGGCGCGTCCGAGCCCGTGTACAAGCTGGTGGCCTCGGCCATCGCCAACGCACGTGTCAAGGCCGATGCCTCGAACACGTTCCTGGACGAACAGGATCTGTTCATCTCCCAGGCATTCGTCGACGAGGGAACGACGCTCAAGCGTTTCCAGGCCCGTGCACAGGGTCGCGCATTCCAGATCAAGAAGCGTACGAGCCACATCACTGTTGTGCTCGCCACTCCTGAGGAGGGTACGAAGTAA
- the rpsS gene encoding 30S ribosomal protein S19 produces MPRSLKKGPFVDDHLLRKVVKANEASSKNVIKTWSRRSMIIPDMLGHTIAVHDGRKHIPVFVTESMVGHKLGEFAPTRTFRGHVKDDKKGRRR; encoded by the coding sequence ATGCCTCGCAGTCTCAAGAAGGGCCCGTTCGTTGATGACCACCTGCTTCGCAAGGTAGTCAAGGCAAACGAAGCCTCAAGCAAGAACGTAATCAAGACCTGGTCGCGCCGTTCGATGATCATCCCCGACATGCTCGGGCACACCATCGCGGTCCACGACGGTCGCAAGCACATCCCGGTGTTCGTCACCGAGAGCATGGTTGGGCACAAACTCGGCGAGTTTGCTCCCACCCGCACCTTCCGTGGTCACGTGAAGGATGACAAGAAGGGTCGTCGCCGCTAA
- the rpsC gene encoding 30S ribosomal protein S3, with protein MGQKVNPYGFRLGITTDHVSRWFSDSTKPGQRYSDFVAEDVKIRRLLSTSLDRAGVSRIEIERTRDRVRVDIHTARPGIVIGRRGAEAERIRSDLEKLTAKQIQLNILEVKNPEQDAQLVAQGIAEQLSARVAFRRAMRKGLQGAQRAGAKGVRIQVSGRLGGAEMSRSEFYREGRVPLHTLRANIDYGFYEAKTTFGRIGVKVWIYKGDITNKELAREQANAKSSRPERRDDRPRRAPRAEGAAPVAAGVEAK; from the coding sequence ATGGGTCAGAAAGTAAACCCGTATGGCTTCCGTCTGGGAATCACGACCGACCACGTGTCGCGTTGGTTCTCTGACAGCACGAAGCCGGGCCAGCGTTACAGCGACTTCGTCGCTGAAGACGTCAAGATCCGCCGCCTGTTGAGCACCAGCCTCGACCGCGCCGGCGTGTCCCGCATCGAGATCGAGCGCACCCGCGATCGTGTCCGTGTCGACATTCACACCGCCCGTCCGGGCATCGTGATCGGTCGTCGCGGCGCGGAAGCAGAGCGCATCCGGTCCGACCTTGAAAAGCTCACCGCCAAGCAGATCCAGCTGAACATCCTCGAGGTCAAGAACCCCGAGCAGGATGCACAGCTTGTCGCGCAGGGCATCGCAGAGCAGCTCTCCGCTCGTGTGGCTTTCCGCCGCGCGATGCGTAAGGGCCTGCAGGGCGCCCAGCGCGCCGGCGCCAAGGGTGTTCGCATCCAGGTGTCCGGTCGTCTCGGTGGCGCTGAGATGAGCCGCTCGGAGTTCTACCGCGAAGGCCGTGTGCCGCTGCACACCCTGCGCGCGAACATCGACTACGGCTTCTACGAAGCCAAGACCACCTTCGGCCGCATCGGCGTGAAGGTCTGGATCTACAAGGGCGACATCACCAATAAGGAACTCGCTCGCGAGCAGGCCAACGCTAAGTCGTCCCGCCCCGAGCGTCGTGACGACCGTCCCCGCCGTGCGCCTCGCGCAGAGGGCGCGGCTCCGGTTGCAGCAGGAGTTGAGGCTAAATAA
- the rpsQ gene encoding 30S ribosomal protein S17 — protein sequence MAKTDETVVPAEALVRGYRKTLRGYVTSDKMDKTIVVEVEDRVKHPLYGKVIRRTSKLKVHDAENTAGVGDLVLISETRPLSATKRFRLVEVLEKAK from the coding sequence ATGGCGAAGACTGACGAAACGGTCGTCCCCGCCGAGGCTCTCGTGCGCGGCTACCGCAAGACGCTGCGTGGTTACGTGACCAGCGACAAGATGGATAAGACCATCGTTGTCGAGGTCGAAGACCGCGTGAAGCACCCCCTGTACGGCAAGGTCATCCGCCGTACGTCCAAGCTGAAGGTTCATGACGCGGAGAACACCGCCGGCGTCGGCGACCTGGTCCTGATCAGTGAAACTCGACCGCTGAGCGCCACCAAGCGCTTCCGCCTGGTCGAGGTTCTCGAGAAGGCCAAGTAA
- the rpsH gene encoding 30S ribosomal protein S8, whose product MTMTDPVADMLTRLRNANSAYHDTVSMPHSKLKAHIADILKAQGYISAWDVKDAEVGKTLTLNLKFGPNRERSIVGIKRVSKPGLRVYAKSTEIPTVLGGLGVAILSTSSGLLTDRQAEKKGVGGEVLAYVW is encoded by the coding sequence ATGACAATGACAGATCCGGTCGCAGATATGCTGACCAGACTGCGCAACGCTAACTCGGCGTACCACGACACAGTGTCGATGCCGCACAGCAAGCTCAAGGCGCACATCGCAGACATCCTCAAGGCTCAGGGTTACATCTCTGCCTGGGATGTCAAGGATGCAGAGGTCGGAAAGACCCTCACGCTGAACCTCAAGTTCGGCCCCAACCGCGAGCGTTCCATCGTCGGCATCAAGCGGGTTTCCAAGCCCGGCCTGCGCGTGTACGCAAAGTCGACTGAGATCCCCACGGTTCTCGGCGGCCTCGGCGTTGCCATCCTGTCCACCTCCAGCGGTCTGCTCACCGACCGCCAGGCTGAGAAGAAGGGCGTAGGCGGAGAAGTTCTCGCCTACGTGTGGTAG
- the rplB gene encoding 50S ribosomal protein L2 has translation MAIRKYKPTTPGRRGSSVADFAEITRSTPEKSLLRPLSKTGGRNNQGRITTRHIGGGHKRQYRVIDFRRNDKDGVNAKVAHIEYDPNRTARIALLHFLDGSKRYIIAPNKLNQGDIVESGAGADIKPGNNLPLKNIPTGTIIHAIEIRPGGGAKLARSAGVSVRLVAKDGIYAQLRLPSGEIRNVDARCRATIGEVGNAEQSNINWGKAGRMRWKGVRPTVRGVAMNPVDHPHGGGEGKTSGGRHPVSPWGQKEGRTRHPNKESDKLIVRRRTVGKKRK, from the coding sequence ATGGCTATTCGTAAGTACAAGCCCACGACCCCCGGTCGTCGCGGTTCTTCTGTTGCGGACTTCGCAGAGATCACCCGTTCGACGCCCGAGAAGTCGCTGCTTCGTCCGTTGTCCAAGACCGGTGGTCGTAACAACCAGGGTCGCATCACGACGCGTCACATCGGTGGTGGCCACAAGCGCCAGTACCGCGTGATCGACTTCCGTCGTAACGACAAAGACGGTGTCAACGCCAAGGTCGCTCACATCGAGTACGACCCCAACCGCACGGCGCGCATCGCGCTGCTCCACTTCCTGGACGGCTCCAAGCGCTACATCATTGCGCCGAACAAGCTGAACCAGGGCGACATCGTCGAGTCGGGTGCCGGTGCTGACATCAAGCCCGGCAACAACCTGCCGCTGAAGAACATCCCCACCGGTACCATCATTCACGCCATCGAGATCCGTCCGGGTGGTGGCGCCAAGCTGGCCCGCTCCGCCGGAGTGTCGGTTCGCCTGGTCGCCAAGGATGGCATCTACGCCCAGCTGCGCCTGCCGTCCGGAGAAATCCGTAACGTCGACGCCCGCTGCCGCGCCACGATCGGCGAGGTCGGCAACGCCGAGCAGTCGAACATCAACTGGGGCAAGGCCGGCCGTATGCGCTGGAAAGGCGTTCGCCCGACCGTTCGTGGTGTTGCCATGAACCCGGTCGACCACCCGCACGGTGGTGGTGAGGGTAAGACGTCCGGTGGACGTCACCCCGTCAGCCCCTGGGGCCAGAAGGAAGGCCGCACCCGGCACCCGAACAAGGAAAGCGACAAGCTCATTGTTCGTCGCCGTACCGTCGGCAAGAAGCGTAAGTAG
- the rplE gene encoding 50S ribosomal protein L5, with product MTDIATDAKPVVLPRLKQKYRDEISKQLATDLGFTNVHQVPNLTKIIVNMGVGEAARDGKIMDGAVADLTKITGQKPQVTKARKSIAQFKLREGQPIGTHVTLRGDRMWEFLDRLLSLALPRIRDFRGLSDQQFDGSGNYTFGLTEQVMFHEIDQDRIDRIRGMDITVVTTAKNNDEGRALLKALGFPFKTAENTK from the coding sequence ATGACTGACATCGCAACCGACGCAAAGCCCGTCGTCCTGCCGCGTCTGAAGCAGAAGTACCGCGACGAGATCTCCAAGCAGCTCGCCACGGACCTCGGCTTCACCAACGTCCACCAGGTACCCAACCTGACGAAGATCATCGTCAACATGGGTGTCGGCGAGGCAGCACGCGACGGCAAGATCATGGATGGCGCCGTCGCCGACCTCACCAAGATCACCGGCCAGAAGCCGCAGGTCACCAAGGCACGCAAGTCCATCGCGCAGTTCAAACTGCGTGAAGGACAGCCCATTGGCACGCACGTCACCCTCCGCGGTGACCGCATGTGGGAGTTCCTCGACCGGCTGCTCAGCCTCGCACTGCCCCGTATCCGCGACTTCCGCGGCCTCTCGGACCAGCAGTTCGACGGTTCAGGCAACTACACCTTCGGTCTCACGGAGCAGGTCATGTTCCACGAGATCGACCAGGACCGGATCGACCGTATTCGCGGTATGGACATCACTGTTGTGACGACTGCCAAGAACAACGACGAGGGCCGCGCGCTGCTCAAGGCGCTGGGCTTCCCGTTCAAGACGGCCGAGAACACCAAGTAG
- the rplX gene encoding 50S ribosomal protein L24, whose amino-acid sequence MARIKKGDLVEVITGRTQARGGDRGKQGRVLEVQVEKNRVLVEGINFVKKHVRVGQTQRGSKTGGIETVEASIHASNVALVDPETKKPTKVGFRLEEVTKDGVSKTVRVRYAKKSGKDL is encoded by the coding sequence ATGGCCAGAATCAAGAAGGGTGACCTCGTAGAGGTCATCACCGGCCGCACCCAGGCTCGCGGCGGAGACCGTGGCAAGCAGGGTCGTGTGCTCGAGGTACAGGTTGAGAAGAACCGTGTTCTCGTCGAAGGCATCAACTTCGTCAAGAAGCACGTTCGTGTCGGCCAGACCCAGCGCGGCTCCAAGACCGGCGGCATCGAGACCGTGGAAGCATCGATTCACGCTTCCAACGTCGCGCTCGTCGACCCGGAGACCAAGAAGCCGACCAAGGTCGGCTTCCGCCTCGAAGAGGTAACGAAGGACGGCGTCTCCAAGACGGTCCGCGTTCGTTACGCCAAGAAGTCAGGTAAGGACCTCTAA
- the rplP gene encoding 50S ribosomal protein L16: MLIPRRVKHRKQHHPGRTGHATGGTTVSFGEYGIQALTPAYVTNRQIESARIAMTRHIKRGGKVWINIYPDRPLTKKPAETRMGSGKGSVEWWVANVKPGRVLFELSGVSDTVAREALTRAIHKLPLKARIIKREEGDA, encoded by the coding sequence ATGTTGATTCCCCGCAGAGTTAAGCACCGCAAGCAGCACCACCCCGGCCGCACAGGCCACGCAACCGGTGGTACCACTGTTTCGTTCGGCGAGTATGGCATTCAGGCCCTCACCCCCGCGTACGTGACCAACCGTCAGATCGAGTCCGCTCGTATCGCCATGACGCGTCACATCAAGCGTGGCGGCAAGGTCTGGATCAACATCTACCCGGACCGTCCGCTGACCAAGAAGCCTGCCGAAACCCGCATGGGTTCCGGTAAGGGCTCGGTCGAGTGGTGGGTCGCGAACGTCAAGCCGGGCCGCGTGCTCTTCGAGCTTTCCGGTGTCTCTGACACCGTTGCTCGCGAAGCGCTCACCCGCGCAATTCACAAGCTGCCCCTCAAGGCACGCATCATCAAGCGCGAGGAGGGCGACGCATAA
- the rplF gene encoding 50S ribosomal protein L6, translating to MSRIGRLPIEIPAGVTVVADGQAVSVKGPKGELALTVANPIEVQVTDGQVLVTRPDDERASRSLHGLTRTLIANQIIGVTVGYTKGLEIVGTGYRVAQKGTSVEFALGFSHPVLIEPPVGISLTVEGVNKLTVSGIDKQAVGEVAANIRKIRKPEPYKGKGVRYAGEIVRRKAGKSGK from the coding sequence ATGTCACGTATTGGAAGACTTCCGATCGAGATCCCCGCGGGTGTCACGGTCGTAGCTGACGGCCAGGCCGTCAGCGTCAAGGGTCCGAAGGGCGAGCTCGCGCTCACCGTCGCCAACCCCATCGAGGTTCAGGTCACCGATGGCCAGGTTCTGGTCACCCGTCCCGACGACGAGCGCGCTTCGCGTTCGCTGCACGGACTGACCCGCACCCTGATCGCCAACCAGATCATCGGCGTCACCGTGGGTTACACCAAGGGACTCGAGATCGTCGGTACCGGTTACCGCGTCGCGCAGAAGGGCACCTCAGTTGAGTTCGCCCTCGGCTTCTCGCACCCGGTCCTCATCGAGCCGCCCGTTGGTATCTCCCTGACCGTCGAGGGCGTTAACAAGCTCACGGTCAGCGGTATCGACAAGCAGGCTGTCGGCGAGGTTGCCGCAAACATCCGTAAGATTCGCAAGCCAGAGCCCTACAAGGGCAAGGGTGTGCGTTACGCCGGCGAGATTGTTCGCCGCAAGGCCGGAAAGAGTGGTAAGTAA
- the rplN gene encoding 50S ribosomal protein L14 has translation MLQQESRLKVADNTGAKVLLTIRVLGGSGRRYAGLGDVIVATVKDAIPGGNVKKGDVVKAVIVRVKKQTRRPDGSYIKFDENAAVILKADGDPRGTRIFGPVGRELRDKKFMKIISLAPEVI, from the coding sequence GTGCTTCAGCAAGAATCACGACTCAAAGTTGCCGACAACACCGGTGCCAAGGTCCTGTTGACGATCCGTGTTCTCGGTGGCTCCGGCCGTCGTTACGCCGGCCTGGGCGACGTCATCGTCGCCACCGTCAAGGACGCCATCCCGGGCGGCAACGTCAAGAAGGGTGACGTCGTCAAAGCCGTCATCGTTCGCGTCAAAAAGCAGACCCGTCGTCCAGACGGCTCGTACATCAAGTTCGATGAGAACGCCGCAGTGATCTTGAAGGCTGACGGAGACCCCCGTGGTACCCGTATCTTCGGACCGGTCGGTCGCGAACTCCGCGACAAGAAGTTCATGAAGATCATTTCGTTGGCACCGGAGGTTATCTAA
- the rpmC gene encoding 50S ribosomal protein L29, protein MAIGSKELASVELDTFENERLFDELKKAKEELFNLRFQSATGQLESHGRLRAVKRDIARIYTVLRERELGIRATPVAVEAPAKAEKKTTKKAKAKDASTDAPEADAVETKEA, encoded by the coding sequence ATGGCGATCGGATCCAAGGAGCTCGCCTCAGTCGAGCTCGACACTTTTGAAAACGAACGACTGTTCGACGAGCTGAAGAAGGCCAAGGAAGAGCTGTTCAACCTGCGCTTCCAGTCGGCCACCGGCCAGCTCGAAAGCCACGGCCGCCTCCGCGCGGTCAAGCGGGACATTGCACGCATCTACACGGTTCTCCGTGAGCGCGAGCTGGGCATTCGTGCCACTCCCGTCGCAGTCGAGGCTCCGGCCAAGGCTGAGAAGAAGACGACCAAGAAGGCCAAGGCCAAGGACGCATCCACGGATGCTCCCGAGGCTGACGCCGTCGAGACGAAGGAGGCCTAA